A region of Acidobacteriota bacterium DNA encodes the following proteins:
- a CDS encoding O-antigen ligase family protein — MRKVFLPAIIILVISLAVSFGIAKFSPKVVLLSLFGIAIALLALVKTEYAIYLLILSMLLSPEFAIAPAAGGGSLEASRQLIVRLDDILILLIGLSWLAKTAFYKELGLFLKTPLNRPIFAYISICFLSTFLGGLAGRLNLKLGLLYVLKYVEYFLIYFMVVNNLDSERKAKRFIFIAFLTAFLIAIFAISQIPSGERVTAPFEGKTGEPNTLGGYLLFMIALAGGIFLTTGSSKERFRWGIFALVLIVPFLYTLSRTSWLAALPAAIVFLILSDKRIPVLFLLIFLVVGLVIFAPSKVRKRIDYTFNQPPARGQIQVGGVKLDTSASARIRSWRFGLNGWTKHPLFGYGVTGFAFMDAQYIRTLVETGLVGFFIFLYLLFRIYREAIKVYRKLSSPFYRGIVMGYIAGFVGLIFHGIGANTFIIIRIMEPFWLFTAIVIMLPDLLRPTEKRPDLIL; from the coding sequence ATGAGGAAGGTCTTTCTTCCTGCAATTATAATTTTGGTCATATCCTTAGCAGTTTCTTTTGGAATAGCCAAGTTTTCTCCCAAGGTGGTGTTGCTCTCCCTTTTTGGGATAGCCATTGCTTTACTCGCTTTGGTTAAGACGGAATACGCCATTTACCTCCTTATTCTGTCAATGCTTCTTTCACCAGAATTTGCAATAGCTCCAGCAGCAGGCGGAGGTAGCCTTGAGGCAAGTAGGCAGTTGATAGTTAGGTTGGACGATATCCTAATCCTCCTTATAGGATTGAGCTGGCTTGCCAAGACCGCATTTTATAAAGAGCTGGGACTTTTCTTGAAGACCCCATTAAACCGTCCCATTTTCGCTTACATCAGCATCTGTTTCCTCTCTACCTTTTTAGGAGGACTCGCTGGTAGGCTGAACCTGAAGTTAGGTCTCCTTTATGTGTTGAAATATGTGGAGTATTTTCTCATCTATTTTATGGTGGTTAACAATCTCGATAGTGAAAGAAAAGCAAAAAGGTTTATATTCATCGCTTTTCTTACCGCTTTTCTTATAGCGATTTTTGCCATCTCTCAGATTCCGTCTGGAGAAAGAGTGACCGCACCCTTTGAAGGAAAGACTGGAGAACCAAATACCTTGGGAGGATATCTTTTATTTATGATAGCCCTTGCTGGAGGGATATTTCTCACTACGGGAAGTTCGAAAGAAAGGTTTCGCTGGGGTATATTTGCGCTGGTTTTGATAGTTCCCTTCCTTTATACATTATCTCGTACCTCTTGGTTGGCAGCTCTCCCTGCGGCAATTGTCTTTCTTATTCTCAGTGATAAAAGGATTCCCGTCTTATTTTTGTTGATCTTTCTGGTAGTGGGGCTCGTCATCTTTGCTCCGTCTAAAGTGAGAAAGCGGATCGACTACACCTTCAACCAGCCTCCAGCGAGGGGACAGATCCAAGTTGGAGGTGTTAAACTCGATACCTCGGCTTCAGCGAGAATAAGATCATGGAGATTTGGTTTGAACGGTTGGACCAAGCATCCGCTATTCGGCTATGGGGTTACCGGTTTTGCCTTTATGGATGCTCAGTATATAAGGACTCTGGTAGAGACAGGATTGGTTGGTTTCTTCATATTCCTTTATCTCCTCTTTCGAATATATCGGGAGGCGATTAAGGTATATAGAAAGCTTTCTTCTCCTTTTTATCGTGGGATTGTTATGGGGTATATTGCTGGCTTCGTTGGCTTAATATTCCATGGAATAGGGGCTAATACCTTTATCATCATTAGAATTATGGAGCCATTCTGGCTCTTCACCGCTATAGTTATCATGCTTCCTGATCTACTTCGTCCAACTGAAAAGCGGCCAGATTTAATACTATGA
- a CDS encoding polysaccharide biosynthesis tyrosine autokinase yields MAQYEMNLRDYLRILRKRKFYVFTMPILVGLFTFLLTPATKPLYRATSSVKITKVTSIAGFLLQTFTFAPGDTLETQARIIQSQPIMIEVAKKLKLIPDIPDEEVLKRKEYVQVVSRLQQMIKTEPAEKTSIVEISATATTPEMAIKLVNTTAEVYQERSTYERNRQAIEKRKFIERQLAIYEERLKQAEERLKAFKKRNLGSLSLSADEVSYLQKELDAVRKEKSTLATQIAQLEERQRGRKKGRIDWVLEDKGNPTLQKLNARLIDLQLREEELLKHYTEEAPEVVAIEKEIREIISNIIREYRVHLSTLERRERELSARLAQIPEKSMKLAELERDLKLNEESYLLLKSKYQEALIQESEKIKEVEIVHRATNAIPLRKSTKGTRTLLGVLVGIFLGVVLAFVVETLDTSIGTIEDVETYLNLQVLGVIPHIDTSEMKEVILSSLPTVGRSSSLDWMANLVTLYQPNSPVAEAFRSLRTNVEFTKIERGGKLFNVTSSTLEEGKSTVISNLALSTAQMGRKTLLLGCDWRRPSVYRMFGLPREPGLTDVLLGTTTLEETIHNFTDFFQGNVEDIAKIATSSGLDHLYIITCGIIPPNPAELLSSGRMEEVLQEVRERFDIVFADSPPVLPVADALILGSKVDGTILVYKLGKVGRGVLKRAKAHLDAVRASVLGVVLNDLRAEVSEFAPESQYYYKYYTPMEERNFSEKLSALLGRLKKTVKRPPKPPKGVKRRGPKKKGEGADSEYRDVLDITEE; encoded by the coding sequence ATGGCTCAATATGAAATGAACCTTCGAGATTACCTCCGCATCCTTAGAAAGCGGAAGTTTTATGTCTTCACCATGCCCATCCTTGTTGGGCTATTTACTTTTCTCCTTACCCCCGCCACCAAACCCCTTTACCGAGCCACCTCCAGCGTGAAGATAACCAAGGTCACCTCGATCGCCGGTTTCCTCCTTCAAACCTTTACTTTCGCTCCTGGAGATACCCTTGAAACCCAGGCTCGGATTATCCAATCCCAACCCATTATGATCGAGGTAGCCAAGAAACTGAAGCTGATCCCCGATATCCCGGATGAAGAGGTGTTGAAGAGGAAGGAATATGTTCAGGTCGTCTCCAGGCTCCAACAGATGATAAAGACGGAGCCAGCGGAGAAGACAAGCATCGTGGAGATCTCGGCAACTGCTACGACCCCAGAGATGGCAATTAAATTGGTCAATACCACTGCTGAGGTATATCAAGAGAGGAGTACCTATGAACGGAATCGTCAGGCGATCGAAAAGAGGAAGTTCATTGAGCGTCAGCTCGCCATTTATGAGGAGCGGCTGAAGCAAGCCGAAGAACGCCTTAAGGCTTTTAAGAAGAGGAACTTAGGAAGCCTCAGCCTTTCTGCTGATGAGGTGTCCTACCTTCAAAAAGAGCTCGATGCCGTAAGGAAGGAAAAGAGCACCCTTGCGACCCAGATCGCCCAACTTGAGGAGAGACAGAGGGGGAGGAAAAAAGGAAGGATCGATTGGGTTCTTGAGGATAAGGGTAATCCTACACTGCAGAAGTTGAATGCGAGGTTGATCGATCTTCAGCTAAGGGAGGAAGAGCTTCTCAAGCACTATACGGAAGAAGCACCCGAGGTAGTAGCGATAGAGAAGGAAATAAGGGAGATAATCAGCAACATAATCCGGGAGTACCGAGTTCACTTATCGACCCTTGAGAGAAGGGAGAGAGAACTTAGTGCTCGGTTGGCACAAATACCAGAGAAGTCGATGAAACTTGCGGAACTGGAACGGGATCTGAAACTTAACGAAGAAAGCTATCTCTTGCTGAAAAGCAAGTATCAAGAGGCGCTGATACAGGAGTCAGAGAAGATAAAGGAGGTGGAGATAGTTCATCGCGCCACCAACGCCATTCCACTGAGGAAATCAACCAAGGGAACGAGAACCCTCTTAGGTGTGTTAGTAGGTATCTTTTTAGGGGTGGTGTTGGCTTTTGTTGTGGAGACCTTGGATACCTCAATCGGCACCATTGAGGATGTGGAAACATATCTCAACCTCCAGGTCTTAGGGGTTATTCCTCACATCGATACCTCGGAGATGAAGGAGGTAATCCTCAGTTCTCTCCCCACTGTTGGTAGAAGCTCCTCCCTCGATTGGATGGCGAATCTGGTAACCCTTTATCAGCCGAACTCCCCAGTCGCTGAAGCCTTTCGTTCCCTCCGGACCAATGTAGAATTCACCAAGATAGAAAGAGGGGGCAAGCTTTTCAATGTCACCAGTTCTACTCTTGAGGAGGGAAAATCAACCGTTATTTCCAACCTCGCCCTTTCCACTGCTCAGATGGGCAGGAAAACCCTGCTCCTCGGCTGTGATTGGCGGCGTCCCAGCGTCTATCGAATGTTTGGTTTGCCACGAGAGCCCGGTTTGACCGATGTGCTTTTAGGGACTACCACCTTAGAGGAGACGATCCATAACTTCACTGACTTCTTCCAGGGGAATGTAGAGGATATAGCGAAGATAGCCACAAGCTCAGGATTGGATCATCTCTACATCATTACCTGTGGCATCATACCCCCTAATCCGGCGGAATTGCTCAGTTCGGGAAGGATGGAAGAGGTGCTTCAGGAGGTTAGAGAGAGGTTTGACATAGTTTTTGCCGATTCGCCACCAGTCTTGCCGGTTGCCGATGCGTTAATCCTCGGCTCAAAGGTCGATGGAACCATTCTTGTTTATAAGCTGGGTAAAGTGGGAAGAGGAGTACTGAAAAGGGCTAAGGCACATCTCGATGCAGTAAGGGCTTCTGTTCTTGGGGTAGTGCTGAATGATCTCAGGGCTGAGGTGAGCGAGTTTGCTCCGGAGTCCCAATACTACTACAAATACTACACACCGATGGAAGAGAGAAACTTCTCTGAGAAATTGTCAGCTTTACTCGGAAGGTTAAAGAAAACGGTTAAACGACCTCCGAAACCTCCTAAAGGTGTTAAGAGAAGAGGTCCCAAGAAGAAAGGGGAGGGGGCGGATTCTGAGTACCGAGATGTCCTCGATATCACCGAAGAATAA
- a CDS encoding glycosyltransferase family 2 protein, producing the protein MKNKNKKGISIALIVRNEERNIEECLKSVVWSDDIIVVDQSSEDKTVEIAKRFTDRVFVTEPKGICNPDRMFSIEKARNEWVLLLEADERVSPELAEEMLGLVNDPTRDEIGYYIPVKNHFLGKWIRGCGWYPSYILRLVKKGFVDFPPTVHSHGIPKGKCGYLKNALIHLSYSSLSQYLGKLDRYTTEMAKELYDQGVRVRWYNIPLFFFVKPLYFFFYKYLVKWGVGDGFYGFFISFSSGLTIFIAYAKVWEKQIKGDE; encoded by the coding sequence ATGAAAAATAAGAACAAAAAGGGGATATCGATAGCCCTTATTGTGAGGAACGAAGAAAGGAATATTGAAGAGTGCCTGAAGAGCGTAGTTTGGTCGGACGATATCATCGTGGTTGATCAGTCGAGTGAGGACAAGACCGTTGAGATCGCAAAAAGGTTCACTGATAGGGTATTCGTTACTGAACCTAAGGGGATATGTAACCCTGATCGGATGTTTTCCATAGAAAAGGCGAGAAACGAATGGGTCCTTCTCCTCGAGGCAGATGAGCGGGTAAGTCCAGAGCTTGCCGAGGAGATGCTTGGTCTGGTGAACGATCCTACCCGTGACGAGATAGGCTACTATATTCCCGTAAAGAATCACTTCTTGGGAAAATGGATAAGGGGATGTGGCTGGTATCCGAGCTATATCCTCCGTTTAGTTAAAAAAGGTTTTGTTGATTTCCCCCCGACCGTTCATTCCCATGGGATACCTAAAGGAAAATGCGGATATCTTAAAAATGCTTTAATCCATCTCTCTTACTCCTCTCTTTCTCAATATTTGGGTAAGCTGGACCGGTACACTACAGAGATGGCAAAAGAGTTATATGATCAGGGGGTTAGGGTTCGGTGGTATAACATTCCTCTGTTTTTCTTTGTTAAACCGCTTTATTTCTTCTTCTACAAGTATTTGGTCAAGTGGGGTGTGGGGGACGGTTTTTATGGTTTCTTCATCAGTTTTTCCTCCGGGCTCACCATCTTTATCGCTTATGCCAAGGTCTGGGAAAAGCAGATTAAAGGGGATGAATAA
- a CDS encoding glycosyltransferase: MKLSVVVTFYNSEKTLPLCLTAIANQFRKPDELILVDNSSTDSSLRIAHEFLRSDPGFKIVITTEKKRGFAPPRNKAISIAKGDIIVFTDSDCVPHRDWLYELEQIFLREKSTLLAGVAGMIRGYRPRNTVQKFLSLFTLHTPTREIKVRNYNLVFGGFATTNLAIRKGVFNEVGSFDENPVIPEDHDLCARIYKKGYMILYSPKPLVYHIHRETLLGMIRQSFAFGKRQGGMLRKHFDKAAVIEFPRKTIMNFRFPARIWFNFNSADKKLLSLLVAGLIYHLFFLLIPAYFLYLLVDVRKRLKDEVFRADIVEQMGIVGLLFLKSFAMTLGRIYSSLKLGVFCI, from the coding sequence ATGAAGTTATCGGTAGTGGTCACATTCTATAATTCCGAAAAGACCCTTCCCCTTTGTCTTACCGCTATCGCCAATCAATTCCGGAAGCCAGATGAACTTATCTTAGTCGATAATAGCTCCACCGATTCCTCCCTGAGGATAGCGCATGAATTTTTAAGAAGCGATCCTGGTTTCAAAATCGTTATAACCACTGAAAAGAAAAGGGGATTCGCTCCTCCTCGGAATAAAGCCATATCAATTGCTAAAGGTGATATCATCGTGTTTACCGATTCCGACTGCGTTCCTCATAGGGATTGGCTTTATGAGTTGGAGCAGATTTTTTTGAGGGAGAAGTCAACCCTCCTTGCTGGAGTAGCCGGGATGATACGAGGATATAGACCGAGGAACACGGTTCAGAAGTTTCTCTCCCTTTTTACCCTGCATACTCCTACCCGGGAGATAAAGGTGCGGAACTATAACCTGGTCTTTGGAGGGTTCGCTACAACCAATCTGGCGATAAGGAAGGGGGTTTTTAATGAGGTTGGGTCGTTCGATGAAAATCCGGTTATTCCTGAGGACCACGATCTATGTGCTCGGATTTATAAGAAGGGATATATGATACTCTATTCACCAAAACCCCTTGTTTACCACATCCATAGGGAAACTTTATTAGGTATGATCCGGCAGAGTTTCGCTTTCGGTAAGAGGCAGGGGGGAATGCTCAGGAAGCACTTTGATAAAGCAGCGGTAATAGAGTTTCCCCGAAAGACCATAATGAATTTCCGCTTTCCCGCAAGGATATGGTTCAATTTTAACTCGGCTGATAAAAAGCTATTGTCTCTTCTTGTTGCCGGGTTGATTTATCATTTGTTTTTCCTTTTAATCCCTGCTTATTTTCTGTATTTACTGGTTGATGTGAGGAAAAGGCTTAAAGACGAAGTCTTCCGAGCCGATATAGTTGAGCAGATGGGTATTGTTGGTCTTCTTTTCCTCAAATCGTTCGCGATGACCTTGGGACGGATTTACTCCTCTTTGAAACTCGGGGTGTTTTGTATATGA
- a CDS encoding P-loop NTPase codes for MSKVQDRRYDDTAEGRFVFPVGSGKGGVGKSFLTANLGMALATILPEKELLLLDADLGIGNLHLFLGIRYPQLTLNDFLGRTVSSLSEIIEETELNNLGLISGANGILYLANPNYQQKMRIINALRSLPSQILFLDLSPGCGYNTIDFFGTSTRGILVTTPEPTSIQATYLFLRSAIYRKLNRIFRKNPIVLSLVKNASMRNSQQRVRTIAELIVRIRMEDPISAQSVETLIHSFRPYLVFNMVQNKAQLKLYERFQEVVRKYLAIEVRFLGAVPFDKKVMNAVREKEPFFLRKPRSDAGRAIWDIANRLIQYEGLGYKERGK; via the coding sequence ATGTCCAAGGTCCAAGATAGGCGGTATGATGACACCGCGGAGGGGAGATTTGTCTTCCCTGTAGGAAGTGGAAAGGGGGGGGTGGGAAAGAGTTTTCTCACCGCGAACTTGGGTATGGCATTGGCTACTATCTTGCCGGAAAAGGAACTTCTCCTCCTCGATGCCGATTTGGGAATAGGGAATCTTCATCTTTTTCTCGGAATAAGATATCCCCAGCTCACCCTGAACGATTTTCTGGGACGTACCGTTTCCTCGCTGTCCGAGATTATCGAGGAAACGGAGCTCAACAACCTTGGACTCATAAGTGGTGCTAATGGTATCCTTTATCTCGCCAATCCTAACTATCAACAGAAGATGCGGATCATCAATGCCTTACGCTCCTTACCGTCCCAGATTCTCTTTCTCGATCTCAGCCCGGGTTGTGGTTATAATACTATTGACTTTTTCGGAACCTCCACGAGGGGCATTTTGGTCACCACTCCAGAGCCAACATCGATTCAGGCAACCTATCTCTTTCTCCGGAGCGCCATTTATCGTAAATTAAATCGAATATTCCGGAAAAATCCGATAGTTCTTTCGTTGGTAAAGAATGCCTCAATGAGAAATAGCCAGCAGCGGGTTCGCACGATAGCCGAGCTAATAGTCAGGATAAGGATGGAAGACCCCATTTCCGCCCAGAGTGTAGAAACTCTGATCCACAGTTTCCGCCCTTATCTGGTTTTTAATATGGTTCAAAACAAAGCTCAACTTAAACTGTATGAACGATTTCAGGAGGTAGTAAGGAAGTACCTTGCTATTGAGGTGAGATTCTTAGGAGCAGTTCCTTTTGATAAAAAGGTTATGAATGCAGTAAGAGAAAAAGAGCCTTTCTTCCTCAGGAAGCCGAGGAGTGATGCGGGAAGGGCGATTTGGGATATCGCTAATAGACTTATTCAATACGAAGGACTTGGCTATAAAGAAAGGGGAAAATGA
- a CDS encoding flippase, which yields MILIGKNNKTNGKVLKNTLFLSGSSLANKLISFIVSLLIANHFGPSGYGKIAYAISLVTLFVFLSDLGISTLTIREVARRREEGARYLGASLFLRGGLSLVTYFLIIVIALLLKETGASLILIALIAGMMVANAFANCFENISTAFERMEINAIINTGRELLLLLGIMFVLLTNRGLIAVGSVYLMMSLVGLLAWVSISPSRLTKPMFKFDWTFFGFLIRRGIPFALSGIFLFVYFRVDSVMLKLLKGVKEVGYYNAPYNLIYALNFFPASLTAALFPRFSRYSEEDKGKLLHALSRVLRYLLLLSLPIVFGGIILRKELLLLFYRKEYVPSIPVFSILLLVVALIWLNYTLITTLNSMGKEKKVALISGIALGINVALNMELIPALGARGAAVATLFTEIFLFLTSFLVVRGEIPLSLRKIFSVRGGIGVFLMSLITYLLRGYSLFLSIPVAAFFYLFFLLVSGAIPKEERMELMSFFVPRGR from the coding sequence ATGATTCTAATAGGAAAAAACAATAAGACAAACGGGAAGGTTTTAAAAAACACTTTATTCCTTAGCGGGAGTAGCTTAGCAAATAAACTGATTTCTTTTATTGTTTCTCTCCTTATCGCCAACCATTTTGGTCCTTCAGGATATGGAAAAATAGCCTATGCCATATCCTTGGTTACTTTGTTCGTGTTTCTTTCTGATCTCGGCATCTCTACCCTCACCATCAGGGAAGTGGCACGGAGAAGGGAAGAGGGAGCTCGGTATCTCGGTGCCAGTCTCTTTTTGCGAGGAGGGTTATCGCTTGTAACCTATTTTTTGATAATCGTTATTGCCCTTCTGCTTAAGGAAACAGGCGCATCACTCATCCTTATTGCCTTGATAGCTGGGATGATGGTGGCAAACGCCTTTGCCAATTGCTTCGAAAATATCTCGACCGCCTTTGAACGGATGGAGATAAACGCCATCATCAATACAGGAAGAGAGCTTCTTTTGCTTTTAGGGATTATGTTCGTGCTTCTCACGAATAGAGGCCTCATCGCAGTAGGATCTGTTTATCTGATGATGAGCCTTGTCGGGCTTCTCGCTTGGGTATCTATAAGTCCGAGTAGGCTCACCAAGCCGATGTTTAAATTCGATTGGACCTTTTTTGGCTTTTTGATTCGTCGTGGCATCCCCTTCGCCCTTTCTGGGATATTCCTTTTTGTCTATTTTCGGGTTGATAGTGTGATGCTAAAGTTGCTAAAGGGGGTTAAAGAAGTGGGATATTACAACGCCCCCTATAATCTCATTTATGCCTTAAATTTTTTCCCTGCCTCTCTTACCGCCGCGCTTTTCCCCAGGTTTTCTCGATATTCTGAGGAGGATAAAGGAAAATTGCTCCACGCCCTTTCCCGGGTCTTGAGGTATCTTCTCCTTCTAAGTCTTCCCATTGTCTTTGGTGGGATTATCCTGAGAAAGGAGCTACTCCTTCTCTTCTATCGGAAGGAATATGTTCCCTCCATTCCTGTTTTCTCCATCCTTCTTTTAGTGGTGGCACTCATCTGGCTGAACTACACTCTTATAACTACCTTGAATTCAATGGGTAAAGAGAAGAAGGTAGCGTTGATAAGCGGTATTGCCCTTGGGATAAATGTTGCTCTTAATATGGAATTGATCCCCGCTTTGGGGGCGAGAGGAGCAGCGGTAGCCACCCTTTTTACCGAGATCTTCCTTTTCTTAACCTCTTTCTTGGTAGTGAGGGGAGAGATCCCGCTTTCTCTCCGAAAGATATTTTCCGTAAGGGGAGGGATAGGAGTGTTCCTTATGTCGTTAATTACATATCTTCTAAGAGGTTATTCCCTTTTTCTTTCTATCCCTGTAGCCGCTTTTTTCTATTTATTTTTTCTCCTTGTTTCGGGAGCCATTCCTAAAGAGGAGCGGATGGAATTGATGTCTTTCTTTGTTCCAAGAGGGAGATAA
- a CDS encoding glycosyltransferase, giving the protein MRDTELPYVSILISTKGRRKLLDKALSSIFRMDYPRDRYEVVVVEETSCPQPIKGVKYIPIPEEGRGIAYSRNIALENAQFGVVAFTDDDCEVERDWLRELVSPIVAGEAVGVGGSVFVKDTGAIGYAENLLGFPGGGLKYYHQAGGNWRKTRYLSTCNCAYLKEKVIEAGGFERGLRYFGEDFLLSFRISSKYPLLYNPEAKVYHLPRGSLGKIFRWFSVRGKTDMDLARFFPRREVYRWFVRSSLSLKLLLLFAFGSFLPFPFWFIIAATGLLYYILMIYRYRFGYRYLGSLSPLLVLPLVKLVMDVGLEWGRISYLIDLWRRR; this is encoded by the coding sequence ATGAGAGATACCGAATTGCCTTATGTCTCTATCCTAATAAGCACTAAGGGAAGGAGGAAACTCCTTGACAAAGCCCTTTCATCCATCTTTAGGATGGATTACCCTCGGGATAGGTACGAAGTGGTAGTAGTGGAAGAAACCAGTTGCCCTCAACCTATCAAGGGAGTGAAGTATATCCCTATACCAGAAGAGGGTAGGGGAATAGCCTATTCTCGCAACATCGCTTTAGAGAACGCCCAGTTTGGTGTAGTTGCCTTCACCGACGATGATTGTGAGGTGGAAAGGGATTGGCTAAGAGAACTCGTTTCTCCCATCGTTGCTGGTGAAGCCGTTGGTGTCGGAGGATCAGTGTTTGTCAAAGACACGGGGGCTATAGGTTATGCTGAAAATCTACTCGGTTTCCCTGGAGGAGGGCTTAAGTACTATCACCAAGCAGGTGGAAACTGGCGAAAGACAAGATATCTTTCCACTTGTAACTGTGCCTATCTTAAGGAGAAAGTTATAGAGGCAGGAGGATTTGAGAGAGGGCTTCGCTATTTTGGGGAAGATTTTCTCCTTTCCTTCCGTATTTCTTCAAAATATCCTCTGCTCTATAATCCTGAGGCGAAGGTATATCATCTTCCTCGAGGTAGTTTAGGAAAAATATTTCGTTGGTTTTCTGTAAGAGGGAAAACCGATATGGACCTTGCTCGTTTTTTCCCAAGAAGAGAGGTTTATCGGTGGTTTGTGAGAAGTTCGCTTTCTCTTAAGTTGCTTCTGCTGTTTGCTTTTGGATCCTTTCTTCCCTTCCCCTTCTGGTTTATCATCGCAGCAACGGGTTTGCTTTATTATATTTTGATGATCTATCGGTATCGCTTTGGTTATAGGTACCTCGGTAGTTTATCGCCCCTATTGGTGTTGCCTTTGGTGAAGCTCGTGATGGATGTTGGACTTGAATGGGGAAGGATTTCTTATCTTATTGATTTATGGAGAAGACGATGA